Genomic DNA from Candidatus Palauibacter australiensis:
TCAGTGGGCGTGCTTCAGGTTCAGGATCGCCGGCGACCGACTCTTCATCCGCAAAGGCGTCCTCAAGAAGACGGCGCTCGACCTCCCCTACGAGCGCGTGCAGGGCATCAACGTCAGGCGGTCCCCGGTCGACCGCCTGTTCGGGCTGGTGTCGGTCACCCTGGATACGTCGGGCTCGGTCCAGGCCGAGGGCAAACTGCCGTCGATCAGGACGGAAGTCGCCCACCGGCTGCAACGCAGCGTGACGGCTCTTCGACCCGTCCTCGAGGGCCCCGCCGCGGGCGAGGGGGACTCGGCGGCGGCGGCCGCGAGCGGGTCGGCCGCTCCGGCGGAAGCGCGGTCCGGCGTCGGACCGGGCCCCGTCCTTCTCCGGCTCGGCCCGGCCGACATGGTGCGCATCGGGCTCGCCAGCCGGAACTTCATCTTCGTGGCGGCGCTGATCGGCATACTGACCGACCTGCTCCAGCCCGGCGATTCCCTCGATCCGATCCTGGAGGCGATCGAAGCCGGCGTCGACAGTGCGGCGAGCGCGTTCACCGGACTCGGGGCGCTCGCGCAGGTGGGGCTCGCGGCCGCCGTGATCGCCTCCATCGCGGGCGTGGCGCTCCTCCTCACGGTGACCGCCGCCTTCCTGCGACACCACAACTTCACGCTGCAACACGATGGCGGCAGGTTCCGTTCGCGCGCGGGCCTCCTCACGCAACGCGAGGTCGTGGTCGAGGCGCCGAAGATCCAGCAACTGACCGTGAGCCAAGGCCTCGTGCTGCGGTGGTTGCGGCGGTACCGGCTCTACGCCCTCCCCGCCGCGGCGGTCTCCCCGGAGGCGGGCCGGGTCTCCGCCGTCGACGTGCCGGACGTGCTTGAGGTGCCGCTCCTGGGCGACCGGCTCGCCGAGGAACTGCGGGCGCTGGTGTTCGCGCGGGAAGCGACGGCGGTTCCCGTTCTGCCCCGAAGCCGCGGTTTCAAGCGGGTGTCGCCCCACTACATTCGCGCCCTCACCCTGCGGTACGGCCTTGTCCTGGCCACCGTCTTCGGAACCCTCCTGGTGCTGGCGTGGGCCGGAGTGTTCGGCCGCACGTCTACGATCCTCTTCTGGTGGGCCGCATCCATCCCGGCCGCGGCGCTCGCCGCCTGGCAGCACTGGCGCCGGCAGGGATACGCGTACGACCGCGACGGACTGGCGAGCCGCAGCGGCTTCATCGGAAGCGACGTGAAGGCGTTCCCCCTGCGGAAAGTTCAGTCCGCGGCCGTGAGACAGTCGCCGCTACAGCGCCGGAAGGGCCTAGCCACGCTGCGTGTCCAACTGGCGTGCGGGAGGATCACGGTCCCGTATATCGACCGCCGCGTGGCGTGCGCGCTGCGCGACTACATCCTGTACCGGGTGGAGTCCTCGCGCCGACGCTGGCACTGACCGAGCAGTCCCTGGGAAGCGACGCCCGCCACCCGCCGGGCCCGGCTAGCGGCCCTTGAAGTTCGGCTCGCGCTTCTCCGTGAAGGCGC
This window encodes:
- a CDS encoding PH domain-containing protein — its product is MNPPNPGEWQRSSPFALLFFAGNVFRILARAMMGALIPLIAIIPLVRDDPGALGILLLVLGAVLLLPFVVGAVQWACFRFRIAGDRLFIRKGVLKKTALDLPYERVQGINVRRSPVDRLFGLVSVTLDTSGSVQAEGKLPSIRTEVAHRLQRSVTALRPVLEGPAAGEGDSAAAAASGSAAPAEARSGVGPGPVLLRLGPADMVRIGLASRNFIFVAALIGILTDLLQPGDSLDPILEAIEAGVDSAASAFTGLGALAQVGLAAAVIASIAGVALLLTVTAAFLRHHNFTLQHDGGRFRSRAGLLTQREVVVEAPKIQQLTVSQGLVLRWLRRYRLYALPAAAVSPEAGRVSAVDVPDVLEVPLLGDRLAEELRALVFAREATAVPVLPRSRGFKRVSPHYIRALTLRYGLVLATVFGTLLVLAWAGVFGRTSTILFWWAASIPAAALAAWQHWRRQGYAYDRDGLASRSGFIGSDVKAFPLRKVQSAAVRQSPLQRRKGLATLRVQLACGRITVPYIDRRVACALRDYILYRVESSRRRWH